One window of Oncorhynchus masou masou isolate Uvic2021 chromosome 28, UVic_Omas_1.1, whole genome shotgun sequence genomic DNA carries:
- the LOC135517009 gene encoding alpha-1A adrenergic receptor → MDATEWIEAFIRGLMCLLGILGNNWLCLRSLPGPKSGLRTNEVLFINLAVSNLITNYLVDLPDAMADFVGYWFLGEAYCCVVQFCSDLSETSSVFSTLFISVFWHQKLVGSLKRGGAPIQLDSLRLVACLLAGSWTVAVVFSVPQLFFVRLESGNESHDDCIELFPSQTARQTYEPLYLTFANALPITGIAFASIQIVITLLRHQARIQSLTSDHHKGTANSLPNNGPSVVHSSISSPLYQVEIGDSIVRAPPDLKTSSQPPAKHSPGSGTQVRAAKSVVAVATVFVVCWVTHLLLMMASNIHTSSLVLELASYIGSSYTCIIPYIFLYGVKKLSFSCRG, encoded by the coding sequence ATGGATGCAACGGAGTGGATCGAAGCCTTCATCCGAGGGCTGATGTGTCTGCTCGGGATCCTAGGGAACAACTGGCTTTGTCTCCGTTCTCTCCCTGGACCCAAGTCCGGTCTCCGCACCAATGAGGtcctcttcatcaacctggccgtCTCCAACCTCATCACCAACTACCTGGTGGACCTGCCCGATGCCATGGCTGACTTTGTTGGCTACTGGTTCCTGGGGGAAGCCTACTGCTGTGTGGTCCAGTTCTGCTCTGACCTGTCAGAGACCAGCAGTGTCTTCTCCACCTTGtttattagtgtgttctggcacCAGAAGCTGGTGGGCTCTCTGAAACGCGGAGGAGCTCCGATCCAGCTGGATAGCCTCCGTCTCGTAGCCTGTCTCCTGGCTGGCAGCTGGACAGTGGCTGTGGTATTCAGTGTTCCACAATTATTCTTTGTCCGGTTGGAGAGTGGTAATGAGAGCCACGATGACTGCATAGAACTCTTTCCCTCCCAAACTGCAAGGCAGACCTATGAGCCGTTGTATCTGACCTTCGCTAACGCCCTCCCCATCACTGGTATAGCGTTTGCTAGCATCCAGATTGTGATCACTCTGCTAAGGCACCAGGCACGTATCCAGAGCCTGACTTCGGACCATCACAAGGGGACAGCTAATTCTTTACCTAACAATGGACCCTCAGTTGTACACAGCTCGATCAGTTCCCCCCTCTACCAGGTTGAGATCGGGGACAGCATCGTCAGAGCTCCACCCGATCTGAAGACGTCCTCTCAGCCTCCAGCTAAGCACAGCCCAGGCTCAGGTACTCAGGTGAGGGCAGCCAAGAGCGTGGTGGCTGTGGCCACTGTGTTTGTGGTGTGCTGGGTGACCCACCTGCTGCTGATGATGGCCAGCAACATCCACACGTCCTCCTTGGTGTTGGAGCTGGCCAGCTACATCGGATCCTCTTACACCTGCATCA